In the Streptomyces sp. f51 genome, one interval contains:
- a CDS encoding NUDIX hydrolase: protein MQWTKQNEQTVYENRWFSVNLADVELPDGRHLDHFLIRLRPVAVATVVNEANEVLLLWRHRFITDSWGWELPAGVVEDGEDIAVAAARELEEETGWRPGPLRHLMSVEPSNGLTDARHHIYWADEGAYIGHPVDDFESDRREWVPLKLVPDMVARGEVPAANMAAALLLLHHLRLGQDVLP, encoded by the coding sequence GTGCAGTGGACGAAACAGAATGAACAAACTGTGTATGAAAACCGCTGGTTCAGCGTCAATCTCGCGGACGTGGAGCTGCCGGACGGGCGGCATCTCGATCACTTCCTGATACGGCTGCGGCCCGTCGCCGTGGCCACGGTGGTGAACGAGGCCAACGAGGTGCTGCTCCTGTGGCGGCACCGATTCATCACCGACAGCTGGGGATGGGAGCTCCCGGCGGGCGTCGTGGAGGACGGCGAGGACATCGCCGTGGCGGCGGCCCGCGAACTGGAGGAGGAGACCGGGTGGCGGCCGGGACCCCTCAGGCATCTGATGAGTGTCGAGCCCTCCAACGGGCTCACCGACGCCCGCCATCACATCTACTGGGCGGACGAGGGCGCGTACATCGGACACCCCGTGGACGACTTCGAGTCCGACCGCCGGGAATGGGTACCCCTGAAGCTCGTTCCCGACATGGTCGCCCGTGGCGAGGTCCCGGCCGCCAACATGGCGGCCGCACTGCTTCTGCTGCACCATCTCAGGCTCGGGCAGGACGTGTTGCCCTGA
- a CDS encoding transcriptional regulator, which translates to MQPNTLLDAILDEAGISHAGLAAHVNQAGRARGLALRYEHTAVARWLKGQRPRGQVPDLICEVLAVRLHRPVTLDDIGLGVPGEPSTPHAGSLSGFVERATALWRSDEQQRPHILGAQAVTGTPAVMPVWEWENPPEDVDVSRGGRHQVSMADIEMLRAARAHYEQMYRKAGGIATRTRIVGFLNSETAPLLRGSYTDATGRQLHRATGGLVAVAGICAYDSDAHGLAQRYFHQALRLAKASNDRGLGAYVIALLVNQSLFMREYRQAVAFAEAALRAAGRQITPALASDLYAMQAKAYAHLGDGSSALSCIRRAEQAAERIRRGHEPDETGYVQPGLVNVQVAEALLSLGDLVAAAEHATAAVDTPAHDRGRVHRLAMLSQIELRQGNADKAVATAVRMAEQARGMESQRLRDRLRAVREHLVRSGCAGTTEAAELIDGALRVPL; encoded by the coding sequence ATGCAGCCCAACACCCTGCTCGACGCGATCCTCGACGAGGCGGGCATCTCGCACGCGGGACTCGCCGCCCACGTCAACCAGGCGGGCCGGGCCCGCGGCCTCGCCCTGCGCTACGAACACACGGCCGTGGCACGCTGGTTGAAGGGCCAGCGGCCGCGCGGCCAGGTGCCCGACCTGATCTGCGAGGTGCTCGCGGTACGCCTGCACCGGCCGGTCACCCTCGACGACATCGGCCTCGGCGTCCCCGGCGAGCCCTCCACCCCGCACGCCGGCTCCCTGTCCGGCTTCGTCGAACGAGCCACCGCCCTGTGGCGTTCCGACGAACAGCAGCGCCCCCACATCCTCGGCGCCCAGGCCGTCACCGGAACCCCCGCCGTGATGCCGGTGTGGGAGTGGGAGAACCCGCCCGAGGACGTGGACGTCTCCCGCGGAGGCCGGCACCAGGTCAGCATGGCCGACATCGAGATGCTGCGCGCGGCCCGGGCCCACTACGAGCAGATGTACCGCAAGGCAGGGGGCATCGCGACCCGCACCCGGATCGTCGGCTTCCTCAACTCCGAGACCGCGCCCCTGCTGCGCGGCAGCTACACCGACGCCACCGGGCGCCAACTCCACCGCGCGACGGGCGGACTGGTGGCCGTCGCGGGCATCTGCGCGTACGACTCCGACGCGCACGGACTTGCCCAGCGCTACTTCCACCAGGCACTGCGCCTGGCGAAGGCCAGCAACGACAGGGGACTTGGGGCGTACGTCATAGCTCTGCTGGTCAACCAGTCGCTGTTCATGCGCGAGTACCGGCAGGCGGTCGCCTTCGCCGAGGCCGCGCTCCGGGCGGCGGGACGCCAGATCACCCCCGCGCTCGCCTCGGACCTGTACGCCATGCAGGCCAAGGCGTACGCGCACCTCGGCGACGGCAGCAGCGCGCTGTCCTGCATACGGCGTGCCGAGCAGGCCGCCGAGCGCATCCGGCGCGGTCACGAACCCGACGAGACCGGCTATGTCCAGCCGGGACTGGTCAACGTGCAGGTGGCGGAGGCGCTCCTCAGCCTCGGTGACCTGGTGGCCGCGGCCGAGCACGCCACGGCCGCGGTCGACACTCCGGCGCACGACCGGGGGCGCGTGCACCGGCTGGCCATGCTCAGCCAGATCGAACTGCGCCAGGGCAACGCCGACAAGGCGGTGGCGACCGCCGTGCGCATGGCGGAGCAGGCCCGGGGGATGGAGTCCCAGCGGCTGCGCGACAGACTCCGCGCGGTACGCGAACACCTGGTGCGCAGCGGCTGCGCGGGCACGACCGAGGCTGCCGAACTCATCGACGGCGCTCTGCGCGTACCGCTGTAG
- a CDS encoding PP2C family protein-serine/threonine phosphatase, giving the protein MIRIKAGAPRRATLQTHSRNPARAVLGPRRRSDRLRAGFDRALRGRRPRTGGTREDRGRRTRRGLGHRVPRTTGRPPLRRALNLGLPAVWGALAISYKMACPLAQQHGLGAGIVTSAVFFAVGAGLILHVRRALLRELRQIRRVAGAAQSVLLRPLPPRIDGLDIAAAQLSADHGASIGGDLYEAIATEHGVRVVMGDVRGHGLGAIGTVAAVLGSFREAAHDEPELGGVLRRLERALARHLRDRAGHSSAGPDPDSHTAEEFVTVLLLEIRRDGEVHALNCGHPWPYLLAGGRVRPLVRSEPLPPLGPFPLPACLTAEPCGRLGPGEGLFLHTDGAEDARDARGRFFPLLPALAAAVRDGPVVPQAVLRAVFAGLLRHTGGRPDDDVALLVLHNDRRPLALRQDRLTQHVPR; this is encoded by the coding sequence ATGATCCGAATCAAGGCTGGGGCTCCCCGCAGGGCGACGCTCCAGACGCATTCGCGGAACCCGGCCAGAGCGGTCCTCGGGCCGCGCCGCCGGAGCGACCGGCTGAGGGCCGGATTCGACCGGGCCCTGCGCGGCCGCCGACCCCGCACCGGGGGCACCCGTGAGGACCGCGGCCGCCGCACCCGCCGGGGCCTCGGTCACCGGGTCCCGCGCACCACCGGCCGGCCACCGCTGCGCCGGGCGCTGAACCTCGGGCTGCCCGCAGTCTGGGGCGCGCTGGCGATCTCGTACAAGATGGCCTGCCCGCTCGCGCAGCAGCACGGGCTCGGCGCCGGCATCGTCACCAGCGCCGTGTTCTTCGCGGTCGGCGCCGGTCTGATACTCCACGTCAGAAGAGCCCTGCTGCGCGAACTGCGGCAGATCCGCAGGGTCGCGGGCGCCGCGCAGAGCGTCCTGCTGCGCCCGCTGCCCCCGCGCATCGACGGGCTGGACATCGCCGCGGCCCAGCTCTCCGCGGACCACGGCGCGAGCATCGGCGGCGATCTGTACGAGGCGATCGCCACCGAACACGGCGTGCGGGTCGTGATGGGGGACGTCCGGGGGCACGGCCTGGGTGCCATCGGGACCGTCGCCGCCGTCCTCGGCAGCTTCCGCGAGGCCGCGCACGACGAACCCGAACTCGGCGGCGTCCTCAGACGGCTCGAAAGGGCGCTGGCCCGGCATCTGCGCGACCGGGCCGGGCATTCCTCCGCCGGACCCGACCCCGACAGCCACACGGCCGAGGAGTTCGTCACCGTCCTGCTGCTGGAGATCCGCAGGGACGGAGAGGTGCACGCCCTCAACTGCGGCCACCCGTGGCCGTATCTGCTCGCCGGAGGCCGCGTCAGGCCCCTCGTGCGCTCCGAACCGCTGCCGCCGCTCGGTCCCTTCCCGCTGCCGGCCTGCCTGACGGCCGAGCCCTGCGGGCGGCTCGGGCCGGGCGAAGGGCTGTTCCTGCACACCGACGGCGCCGAGGACGCGCGGGACGCGCGCGGGCGGTTCTTCCCCCTGCTCCCGGCGCTCGCCGCGGCCGTCCGGGACGGACCCGTCGTACCGCAGGCCGTCCTGCGCGCGGTGTTCGCCGGTCTGCTGCGCCACACCGGCGGGCGGCCCGACGACGACGTGGCCCTCCTGGTGCTGCACAACGACCGCCGGCCCCTCGCGCTGAGGCAGGACCGGTTGACCCAGCACGTGCCCCGGTGA
- the pheT gene encoding phenylalanine--tRNA ligase subunit beta, whose amino-acid sequence MRVPLSWLREYVDLPATETGRDVQAKLISAGLEVETVEQLGADLKGPLVVGQVLTIEELTEFKKPIRFCTVDVGTANGTGEPQEIVCGARNFAVGDKVVVVLPGAVLPGDFAIAARKTYGKTSHGMICSGDELGMGDDGSGGIIVLPPEMEPGTDAIELLQLVDEVLDIAVTPDRGYALSMRGVAREAAIAYGLPLRDPALLDVPAPNAFGHPVRISDPMGCDRFTARTVTGLDPDAQSPIWLRRRLQKAGMRPVSLAVDITNYVMLELGQPLHAYDRSRVEGTIGVRRAEQGEKLTTLDGVKRTLDAGDLVITDDRGPIGLAGVMGGAHTEIDDTEGTTTEVVIEAAHFDPISIARTARRHKLSSEASKRFERGADPAATSAAAQRTVDLLVLLAGGTADAGVTEVIAPSAPHTITIPANHPDKVAGVDYGRETVVRRLQQVGCDVYGQDELIVTVPSWRPDLTDPNDLAEEVIRLEGYENLPSTLPKPPAGLGLTDRQRLHRRVGRALAGAGYVEAPNYPFIGEHVFDQFGLADDDPKRRVVKLVNPLSDEEPALRTTLLPGLLQALRRNDGRGSHDLALFETGLVFHPQEELRVAGRLPVDRRPTDEEIATLAAALPVQPRHAAVVLAGAREQAGWWGKGRPADWADAIEAARILAREAGTELLVRSGQYGPWHPGRCAELAVVVDGTEQVIGYAGELHPGVLKTLGLPARTCAMELDLDALELASSGHPKGPRISTFPVATQDVALVVDKGVPHTDVEAALHEGAGELLESIRLFDEYESEQLGADKKSLAYALRFRAADRTLTVDEASAARDAAVALAAERTGAVLRGA is encoded by the coding sequence ATGCGGGTCCCGCTTTCTTGGCTGCGGGAGTACGTCGACCTGCCGGCGACGGAGACCGGCCGCGACGTCCAGGCCAAGCTCATTTCGGCAGGCCTCGAGGTCGAGACCGTCGAGCAGCTCGGCGCCGACCTCAAGGGCCCCCTGGTCGTCGGCCAGGTGCTCACCATCGAGGAACTGACGGAGTTCAAGAAGCCCATCCGCTTCTGCACCGTCGACGTCGGCACCGCCAACGGCACCGGTGAGCCCCAGGAGATCGTCTGCGGCGCCCGCAACTTCGCCGTCGGCGACAAGGTCGTCGTGGTCCTGCCCGGCGCCGTCCTGCCCGGCGACTTCGCGATCGCCGCGCGCAAGACGTACGGCAAGACCTCGCACGGCATGATCTGCTCCGGCGACGAGCTGGGCATGGGCGACGACGGCAGCGGCGGCATCATCGTGCTGCCGCCGGAGATGGAGCCGGGCACCGACGCGATCGAGCTGCTCCAGCTCGTCGACGAGGTCCTCGACATCGCCGTCACGCCCGACCGCGGGTACGCGCTGTCGATGCGCGGTGTGGCCCGCGAGGCCGCCATCGCCTACGGCCTGCCGCTGCGCGACCCCGCGCTGCTCGACGTACCGGCCCCGAACGCGTTCGGGCACCCGGTGCGGATCAGCGACCCGATGGGCTGCGACCGCTTCACCGCGCGCACGGTGACCGGCCTCGACCCCGACGCCCAGTCCCCGATCTGGCTGCGCCGCCGGCTCCAGAAGGCCGGCATGCGTCCGGTCTCGCTCGCCGTCGACATCACGAACTACGTGATGCTGGAGCTCGGCCAGCCGCTGCACGCCTACGACCGCAGCCGGGTCGAGGGCACCATCGGCGTGCGCCGGGCCGAGCAGGGCGAGAAGCTCACCACCCTCGACGGCGTCAAGCGCACGCTCGACGCCGGCGACCTGGTGATCACGGACGACCGCGGCCCCATCGGCCTCGCGGGCGTCATGGGCGGCGCCCACACCGAGATCGACGACACCGAGGGCACCACCACCGAGGTCGTCATCGAGGCCGCGCACTTCGACCCGATCTCCATCGCGCGCACCGCCCGCCGGCACAAGCTGTCCTCCGAGGCGTCCAAGCGCTTCGAGCGCGGCGCCGACCCGGCGGCCACCTCGGCCGCGGCCCAGCGGACCGTCGACCTCCTCGTGCTCCTCGCGGGCGGCACCGCCGACGCCGGGGTCACCGAGGTCATCGCGCCGTCCGCGCCGCACACCATCACCATCCCGGCGAACCACCCGGACAAGGTGGCCGGTGTCGACTACGGCCGCGAGACCGTCGTCCGGCGCCTCCAGCAGGTCGGCTGCGACGTCTACGGCCAGGACGAACTGATCGTCACCGTGCCGTCCTGGCGGCCCGACCTGACCGACCCGAACGACTTGGCGGAGGAGGTCATCCGCCTTGAGGGCTACGAGAACCTGCCCTCCACGCTGCCCAAGCCGCCGGCGGGCCTCGGCCTGACCGACCGGCAGCGGCTGCACCGCCGGGTCGGCCGCGCGCTGGCCGGCGCCGGTTACGTCGAGGCGCCCAACTACCCGTTCATCGGGGAGCACGTCTTCGACCAGTTCGGCCTCGCCGACGACGACCCGAAGCGCAGGGTCGTCAAGCTGGTCAACCCGCTCTCCGACGAGGAGCCCGCGCTCCGTACGACGCTGCTGCCGGGCCTGCTCCAGGCCCTGCGGCGCAACGACGGCCGCGGCAGCCACGACCTGGCGCTCTTCGAGACCGGTCTGGTCTTCCACCCGCAGGAGGAACTGCGTGTCGCCGGGCGGCTGCCCGTGGACCGCCGTCCCACCGACGAGGAGATCGCGACCCTGGCCGCCGCGCTTCCCGTCCAGCCCCGGCACGCCGCCGTCGTCCTCGCGGGCGCCCGCGAGCAGGCCGGCTGGTGGGGCAAGGGCCGCCCGGCCGACTGGGCCGACGCGATCGAGGCCGCGCGGATCCTGGCCCGCGAGGCGGGGACCGAACTCCTCGTCCGCTCCGGCCAGTACGGTCCGTGGCACCCGGGCCGCTGCGCCGAGCTCGCGGTCGTCGTGGACGGCACCGAGCAGGTCATCGGGTACGCGGGTGAGCTGCACCCCGGTGTCCTGAAGACGCTGGGCCTGCCCGCGCGCACCTGCGCGATGGAGCTGGACCTGGACGCGCTGGAGCTGGCGAGCTCGGGCCACCCCAAGGGCCCGAGGATCTCGACCTTCCCGGTCGCCACCCAGGACGTCGCGCTGGTCGTCGACAAGGGCGTCCCGCACACGGACGTCGAGGCGGCTCTGCACGAGGGCGCGGGTGAACTCCTGGAGTCCATCCGGCTGTTCGACGAGTACGAGAGCGAGCAGCTCGGCGCGGACAAGAAGTCCCTCGCCTACGCGCTGCGGTTCCGTGCCGCCGACCGCACGCTGACCGTCGACGAGGCCTCCGCGGCCCGTGACGCGGCGGTGGCGCTCGCCGCCGAGCGCACGGGAGCGGTGCTGCGCGGAGCCTAG
- the pheS gene encoding phenylalanine--tRNA ligase subunit alpha: MSAPNKSYDPVEVEALKPEEIERMRDEALAAFAAAGDLDALQEAKVAHTGGTSPLALANREIGALPPQAKAAAGKLVGQARGAVNKALAARQGELEAERDARVLVEEAVDVTLPYDRVPAGARHPLTTMMERVADVFVSMGYEVAEGPEVEAEWFNFDALNFTPDHPARQMQDTFFVQGPEGTHGDESGVVLRTHTSPVQARALLDREPPVYVVCPGRVYRTDELDATHTPVFHQIELLAVDEGLTMADLKGTLDHMVQSLFGSDMKTRLRPNYFPFTEPSAEMDMLCYVCKGESVGNPDRPCRTCSSEGWIELGGCGMVNPRVLVACGVDPEKYSGFAFGFGIERMLMFRHSVEDMRDMVEGDVRFTRPFGMEI; encoded by the coding sequence ATGTCGGCACCTAATAAGTCGTACGACCCTGTAGAGGTCGAGGCCTTGAAACCGGAAGAGATCGAGCGCATGCGGGACGAGGCGCTCGCCGCCTTCGCCGCCGCCGGCGACCTCGACGCGCTCCAGGAGGCCAAGGTCGCCCACACCGGCGGCACCTCCCCGCTGGCCCTCGCCAACCGCGAGATCGGCGCACTGCCCCCGCAGGCCAAGGCGGCGGCCGGCAAGCTCGTCGGCCAGGCCCGGGGCGCCGTGAACAAGGCCCTCGCCGCCCGCCAGGGCGAGCTGGAGGCCGAGCGGGACGCCCGCGTACTGGTCGAGGAGGCGGTCGACGTCACCCTGCCGTACGACCGCGTACCGGCAGGCGCACGGCACCCGCTGACCACCATGATGGAGCGGGTCGCGGACGTCTTCGTGTCCATGGGATACGAGGTCGCCGAGGGCCCCGAGGTCGAGGCGGAGTGGTTCAACTTCGACGCCCTCAACTTCACGCCCGACCACCCGGCCCGGCAGATGCAGGACACCTTCTTCGTCCAGGGGCCCGAGGGCACCCACGGCGACGAGTCCGGTGTCGTGCTGCGCACCCACACCTCGCCGGTGCAGGCCCGCGCCCTGCTCGACCGGGAGCCGCCCGTCTACGTCGTGTGCCCCGGCCGCGTCTACCGCACGGACGAGCTCGACGCCACGCACACCCCGGTCTTCCACCAGATCGAGCTGCTGGCCGTCGACGAGGGCCTGACCATGGCCGACCTCAAGGGCACCCTCGACCACATGGTCCAGTCGCTCTTCGGCTCGGACATGAAGACCCGGCTGCGCCCGAACTACTTCCCCTTCACCGAGCCGTCCGCCGAGATGGACATGCTCTGCTACGTCTGCAAGGGCGAATCCGTCGGCAACCCCGACCGCCCCTGCCGTACCTGCTCCTCCGAGGGCTGGATCGAGCTCGGCGGCTGCGGCATGGTCAACCCGCGGGTGCTCGTCGCCTGTGGCGTCGACCCGGAGAAGTACAGCGGATTCGCCTTCGGGTTCGGCATCGAGCGGATGCTGATGTTCCGTCACAGCGTTGAAGACATGCGAGACATGGTCGAGGGTGACGTCCGGTTCACCCGGCCGTTCGGGATGGAGATCTGA